Proteins from one Desmodus rotundus isolate HL8 chromosome 9, HLdesRot8A.1, whole genome shotgun sequence genomic window:
- the LOC112298541 gene encoding keratin-associated protein 9-1-like isoform X5, which produces MCCSPCCQPTCCGSNCCQPCCRPTCCQTTCCQPCCGSSCCQPCCRPSCCQTTCCRTTCCQPCCVSSCCQPCCRPTCCQTTCCQPCCVSSCCQPCCGCCQPCCRPTCCQTTCCQPCCVSSCCQPCCRPTCCQTTCCQPCCVSSCCQPCCGSSCCQPCCRPSCCQTTCCRTTCCQPCCRSCCC; this is translated from the exons ATGTGTTGCTCCCCTTGCTGCCAGCCCACCTGTTGTGGGTCCaactgctgccagccttgctgccgCCCAACCTGTTGTCAGACcacctgctgccagccttgctgcgggtccagctgctgccagccttgctgccgCCCATCCTGTTGTCAGACCACCTGCTGTAGGACcacctgctgccagccttgctgcgtgtccagctgctgccagccttgctgccgCCCGACCTGTTGTCAGACcacctgctgccagccttgctgtgtgtccagctgctgccagccttgctgcgg ctgctgccagccttgctgccgCCCGACCTGTTGTCAGACcacctgctgccagccttgctgcgtgtccagctgctgccagccttgctgccgCCCGACCTGTTGTCAGACcacctgctgccagccttgctgtgtgtccagctgctgccagccttgctgcggGTCtagctgctgccagccttgctgccgCCCATCCTGTTGTCAGACCACCTGCTGTAGGACcacctgctgccagccttgctgccgCTCTTGCTGCTGCTGA
- the LOC112298541 gene encoding keratin-associated protein 4-6-like isoform X6 has translation MVNSCSGSVCSDQGCGQETCCRPSCCQTSCCRPSCCVPTCCISSCCRPSCCVSSCCRPSCCGSSCCGSSCCRPTCCISSCCRPSCCVSSCCRPSCCGSSCCGSSCCRPTCCISSCCRPSCCVSSCCRPSCCGSSCCRPTCCISSCCRPSCCQTSCCRPVCSSASCC, from the exons ATGGTCAACTCCTGTTCTGGATCCGTCTGCTCTGACCAGGGCTGTGGCCAGGAgacctgctgccgccccagctgctgccagaccagctgctgccgccccagctgctgtgt GCCCACCTGCTGCATCTCtagctgctgccgccccagctgctgtgtgtccagctgctgccgcccctcttgctgtggctccagctgctgtggctccagctgctgcagGCCCACCTGTTGTATCTCtagctgctgccgccccagctgctgtgtgtccagctgctgccgcccctcttgctgtggctccagctgctgtggctctAGCTGCTGCAGGCCCACCTGTTGTATCTCtagctgctgccgccccagctgctgtgtgtccagctgctgccgcccctcttgctgtggctccagctgctgcagGCCCACCTGCTGCATCTCtagctgctgccgccccagctgTTGCCAGACCAGCTGCTGCCGCCCAGTCTGTTCTAGTGCTTCCTGCTGTTGA
- the LOC112298541 gene encoding keratin-associated protein 9-1-like isoform X2: protein MCCSPCCQPTCCGSNCCQPCCRPTCCQTTCCQPCCGSSCCQPCCRPSCCQTTCCRTTCCQPCCVSSCCQPCCRPTCCQTTCCQPCCVSSCCQPCCGSSCCQPCCRPSCCQTTCCRTTCCQPCCVSSCCQPCCRPTCCQTTCCQPCCVSSCCQPCCRPTCCQTTCCQPCCVSSCCQPCCGSSCCQPCCRPSCCQTTCCRTTCCHPCCVSSCCRPCCC from the coding sequence ATGTGTTGCTCCCCTTGCTGCCAGCCCACCTGTTGTGGGTCCaactgctgccagccttgctgccgCCCAACCTGTTGTCAGACcacctgctgccagccttgctgcgggtccagctgctgccagccttgctgccgCCCATCCTGTTGTCAGACCACCTGCTGTAGGACcacctgctgccagccttgctgcgtgtccagctgctgccagccttgctgccgCCCGACCTGTTGTCAGACcacctgctgccagccttgctgtgtgtccagctgctgccagccttgctgcgggtccagctgctgccagccttgctgccgCCCATCCTGTTGTCAGACCACCTGCTGTAGGACcacctgctgccagccttgctgcgtgtccagctgctgccagccttgctgccgCCCGACCTGTTGTCAGACcacctgctgccagccttgctgcgtgtccagctgctgccagccttgctgccgCCCGACCTGTTGTCAGACcacctgctgccagccttgctgtgtgtccagctgctgccagccttgctgcggGTCtagctgctgccagccttgctgccgCCCATCCTGTTGTCAGACCACCTGCTGTAGGACcacctgctgcca
- the LOC112298541 gene encoding keratin-associated protein 4-6-like isoform X3 yields the protein MVNSCSGSVCSDQGCGQETCCRPSCCQTSCCRPSCCVPTCCQTSCCRPSCCVSSCCRPSCCGSSCCGSSCCRPTCCISSCCRPSCCVSSCCRPSCCGSSCCGSSCCRPTCCISSCCRPSCCVSSCCRPSCCGSSCCGSSCCRPTCCISSCCRPSCCVSSCCRPSCCGSSCCRPTCCISSCCRPSCCQTSCCRPVCSSASCC from the exons ATGGTCAACTCCTGTTCTGGATCCGTCTGCTCTGACCAGGGCTGTGGCCAGGAgacctgctgccgccccagctgctgccagaccagctgctgccgccccagctgctgtgt GCCCACCTGCTGCCAGAccagctgctgccgccccagctgctgtgtgtccagctgctgccgcccctcttgctgtggctccagctgctgtggctccagctgctgcagGCCCACCTGCTGCATCTCtagctgctgccgccccagctgctgtgtgtccagctgctgccgcccctcttgctgtggctccagctgctgtggctccagctgctgcagGCCCACCTGTTGTATCTCtagctgctgccgccccagctgctgtgtgtccagctgctgccgcccctcttgctgtggctccagctgctgtggctctAGCTGCTGCAGGCCCACCTGTTGTATCTCtagctgctgccgccccagctgctgtgtgtccagctgctgccgcccctcttgctgtggctccagctgctgcagGCCCACCTGCTGCATCTCtagctgctgccgccccagctgTTGCCAGACCAGCTGCTGCCGCCCAGTCTGTTCTAGTGCTTCCTGCTGTTGA
- the LOC128779198 gene encoding keratin-associated protein 9-7-like: MCCSPCCQPTCCGSSCGGSCCCQPCCQTTCCRTTCCRPCCVSSCCQPCCCSTPCCQPSCCGSSCCGSSCCGSSCCQPVSCSPVYVCRTCYYPTCCCVPGCIAYGCGSGCGSGCGSGCGQSCCC, translated from the coding sequence ATGTGCTGCTCCCCTTGCTGCCAGCCCACCTGCTGTGGGTCCAGCTGTGGTGGgtcctgctgctgccagccttgctgccaGACCACCTGCTGCAGGACCACCTGCTGCCGTCCTTGCTGTGTGagcagctgctgccagccttgctgctgtagcaccccctgctgccagcccagctGCTGTGGGTCCAGCTGCTGTGGGTCCAGTTGCTGTGGGTCCAGCTGCTGCCAGCCAGTTTCCTGTAGTCCCGTGTATGTCTGCAGAACCTGCTACTACCCCACCTGCTGCTGTGTGCCTGGGTGCATAGCCTATGGCTGCGGATCTGGCTGTGGATCTGGCTGCGGATCTGGCTGCGGCCAGTCCTGCTGCTGTTGA
- the LOC112298541 gene encoding keratin-associated protein 4-11-like isoform X1: MVNSCSGSVCSDQGCGQETCCRPSCCQTSCCRPSCCVSSCCRPSCCGSSCCGSSCCRPTCCQTSCCRPSCCVSSCCRPSCCGSSCCGSSCCRPTCCISSCCRPSCCVSSCCRPSCCGSSCCGSSCCRPTCCISSCCRPSCCVSSCCRPSCCGSSCCGSTCCQTTCCQPCCGSSCCQPCCRPSCCQTTCCRTTCCQPCCVSSCCQPCCRPTCCQTTCCQPCCVSSCCQPCCGSSCCQPCCRPSCCQTTCCRTTCCQPCCVSSCCQPCCRPTCCQTTCCQPCCVSSCCQPCCRPTCCQTTCCRTTCCRRSCFCSPCCVSSCCRPCCC, translated from the exons ATGGTCAACTCCTGTTCTGGATCCGTCTGCTCTGACCAGGGCTGTGGCCAGGAgacctgctgccgccccagctgctgccagaccagctgctgccgccccagctgctgtgtgtccagctgctgccgcccctcttgctgtggctccagctgctgtggctccagctgctgcagGCCCACCTGCTGCCAGAccagctgctgccgccccagctgctgtgtgtccagctgctgccgcccctcttgctgtggctccagctgctgtggctccagctgctgcagGCCCACCTGCTGCATCTCtagctgctgccgccccagctgctgtgtgtccagctgctgccgcccctcttgctgtggctccagctgctgtggctccagctgctgcagGCCCACCTGTTGTATCTCtagctgctgccgccccagctgctgtgtgtccagctgctgccgcccctcttgctgtggctccagctgctgtggct CAACCTGTTGTCAGACcacctgctgccagccttgctgcgggtccagctgctgccagccttgctgccgCCCATCCTGTTGTCAGACCACCTGCTGTAGGACcacctgctgccagccttgctgcgtgtccagctgctgccagccttgctgccgCCCGACCTGTTGTCAGACcacctgctgccagccttgctgtgtgtccagctgctgccagccttgctgcgggtccagctgctgccagccttgctgccgCCCATCCTGTTGTCAGACCACCTGCTGTAGGACcacctgctgccagccttgctgcgtgtccagctgctgccagccttgctgccgCCCGACCTGTTGTCAGACcacctgctgccagccttgctgcgtgtccagctgctgccagccttgctgccgCCCGACCTGTTGTCAGACcacctgctgcc
- the LOC112298541 gene encoding keratin-associated protein 4-6-like isoform X4: MVNSCSGSVCSDQGCGQETCCRPSCCQTSCCRPSCCVSSCCRPSCCGSSCCGSSCCRPTCCQTSCCRPSCCVPTCCISSCCRPSCCVSSCCRPSCCGSSCCGSSCCRPTCCISSCCRPSCCVSSCCRPSCCGSSCCGSSCCRPTCCISSCCRPSCCVSSCCRPSCCGSSCCRPTCCISSCCRPSCCQTSCCRPVCSSASCC, encoded by the exons ATGGTCAACTCCTGTTCTGGATCCGTCTGCTCTGACCAGGGCTGTGGCCAGGAgacctgctgccgccccagctgctgccagaccagctgctgccgccccagctgctgtgtgtccagctgctgccgcccctcttgctgtggctccagctgctgtggctccagctgctgcagGCCCACCTGCTGCCAGAccagctgctgccgccccagctgctgtgt GCCCACCTGCTGCATCTCtagctgctgccgccccagctgctgtgtgtccagctgctgccgcccctcttgctgtggctccagctgctgtggctccagctgctgcagGCCCACCTGTTGTATCTCtagctgctgccgccccagctgctgtgtgtccagctgctgccgcccctcttgctgtggctccagctgctgtggctctAGCTGCTGCAGGCCCACCTGTTGTATCTCtagctgctgccgccccagctgctgtgtgtccagctgctgccgcccctcttgctgtggctccagctgctgcagGCCCACCTGCTGCATCTCtagctgctgccgccccagctgTTGCCAGACCAGCTGCTGCCGCCCAGTCTGTTCTAGTGCTTCCTGCTGTTGA